The following are from one region of the Segatella oris genome:
- a CDS encoding NAD-dependent epimerase/dehydratase family protein: MKRKALLIGGTGTISSAVTRLLSECEEWEVTLLNRGSKHDIPSHVKTIRGDIRSAEAGSLLAGKTWDVVVDFIAFTPEHIEKDFQLFADCTHQYIFISSASAYSKPLPSPFVTESTSLNNPYWAYSRNKAACEDLLHRYQREHGFPVTIVRPSHTYGEKSVPVAVHGKQGSWQVIKRMLEGKPVIVPGDGLTLWTLTHNSDFARAFIGLMGNVHAVGETYQVMSEEVLTWNQIHQTIADALDVSFRPCYVPSTLLAMAPAYDFKGALLGDKANSVVFDTSKLRKAVPGYHASMRFDQGVLNTLAYVMHHQECQSVDVEFDQWCDRVVEIMQEAERKIARME; the protein is encoded by the coding sequence ATGAAGCGAAAGGCATTGTTGATTGGAGGAACGGGCACTATCAGTAGTGCTGTCACCCGACTGCTCAGTGAGTGTGAGGAGTGGGAAGTTACGCTGTTGAACCGTGGCAGTAAGCATGATATACCAAGCCATGTGAAGACAATACGAGGCGATATCCGAAGTGCTGAAGCAGGCAGTTTACTTGCTGGAAAGACGTGGGATGTTGTTGTAGATTTCATTGCTTTCACGCCCGAACACATTGAAAAAGACTTCCAACTCTTTGCAGATTGCACGCATCAGTATATCTTTATCAGTTCGGCTTCGGCCTATAGTAAACCGCTTCCGAGTCCGTTTGTCACCGAGTCTACATCGCTGAACAATCCCTATTGGGCCTATTCGCGCAACAAGGCAGCCTGTGAAGACCTGTTGCATCGCTATCAACGTGAGCATGGTTTTCCGGTAACTATTGTGCGTCCGAGCCACACTTATGGCGAAAAGTCAGTGCCTGTGGCTGTTCATGGGAAGCAAGGCAGCTGGCAAGTCATCAAGAGGATGCTCGAAGGAAAGCCTGTGATTGTGCCGGGAGATGGCCTCACGCTGTGGACGCTTACCCACAATTCAGACTTTGCACGCGCTTTCATTGGGTTGATGGGCAACGTGCATGCTGTGGGCGAAACCTATCAGGTGATGAGTGAAGAAGTGCTGACCTGGAATCAAATTCATCAGACCATAGCCGATGCTTTGGACGTTTCTTTCCGTCCTTGTTATGTTCCAAGCACCTTGTTGGCTATGGCGCCTGCCTATGATTTCAAAGGAGCATTGTTAGGAGATAAGGCGAATTCTGTGGTCTTTGATACTTCGAAGTTGCGTAAGGCCGTTCCCGGTTATCATGCTTCCATGCGTTTTGATCAAGGCGTGCTCAACACTTTGGCCTACGTGATGCATCATCAGGAATGTCAATCTGTTGATGTTGAGTTTGATCAGTGGTGCGATAGGGTAGTGGAAATCATGCAGGAAGCTGAGCGAAAGATTGCCCGAATGGAATAA
- a CDS encoding SusC/RagA family TonB-linked outer membrane protein, which produces MEKRLMMFLVSLFLSMGIATAQTQVFGTVISSEDNEPIIGASIIVQGSKAGTVTDSDGKFSLTVPKGKKMVVSYIGMQPQTLNPKANMRVVLTPNNATLNEVVVTGVSNMDRRMFTGAADQIKASDALIGGMADISRSLEGRSAGVSVQNVSGTFGTAPKIHVRGATSIYGNSKPLWVVDGVVQEDITDISADALSSGDAETLISSAIAGLNSDDIESFQILKDGSATSIYGARAMSGVIVVTTKKGRSGQAHVNYTGEFTSRLVPTYSQFNILNSQDQMGIYQEMQEKGWLNLSDVLNGSDYGVYGKMYELINTYNPSTGQFGLVNTKEARDAYLHSAEMRNTNWFKQLFSSALMQNHSVSLSGGTAKSNYYVSMSFMADPGWYKDSEVRRYTANFNATHHLLDNLSLTLLASASYRKQQAPGTLAQDVDVISGQVKRDFDINPYSYALNTSRALDPNTNYRANYAPFNILNELENNKIDMNVLNTKFQAELAYKPIKDLRLSVIGAVQYDTSSQEHKITEHSNQAQAYRAMDNSIIRDANHYLYKDPTNPYALPISVLPSGGFYQKTDLQKVSWDVRAMANYTHTFNQTHTLNVLGGLDVSNVDRKRTFFNGVGMQYDGGEIPFYIYQFFKKNIDDNAVYYSLNNTHNRTAAFFATGTYSYKQRYNLTGTYRYEGTNRLGKSRSARWLPTWNISGSWNASEEPWFKNTFKNVLTHALLRTSYSLTADPGPSTYTNSTVILKSYTPYRIFGTDKESGIQISELENSELTYEKKHEFNIGSELGFLNNRINVTFDLFWRNNFDLIGPIATQGIGGQVVRYANTASMKSQGQELSIQTTNIRNRDFTWITNLIYSHVTTKVTSLMSQARTIDLISGEASSGFTMEGYPHRAIFSMPFQGLTDKGIPTYLNEKGNLTSTDLNFQNRTDNSYLIYEGPTEPTVTGSLGNELKWKNWRLNIFVTYSFGSYVRLDPVFSARYNDLTSMTKEFKNRWMQAGDEKITSVPGILPYRMYRDDSSLRIAYNAYNYTSNRTAKGDFIRMKEISLGYDFPRAMLQSTPFTNLSLKLQATNLFLIYADKKLNGQDPEFVNAGGVAAPIPRQFTMTLKFGL; this is translated from the coding sequence ATGGAAAAAAGACTCATGATGTTTTTAGTCTCACTCTTCCTGAGCATGGGAATAGCGACGGCACAAACTCAAGTTTTCGGAACGGTTATCTCGTCGGAAGACAACGAACCCATTATCGGTGCTTCGATTATTGTGCAGGGTTCGAAGGCCGGAACAGTGACCGACTCAGACGGAAAGTTCTCGCTGACAGTGCCGAAAGGCAAGAAAATGGTCGTCAGTTACATTGGCATGCAGCCTCAGACGCTCAATCCTAAGGCGAACATGAGGGTTGTTTTGACCCCGAACAATGCGACATTGAACGAGGTTGTGGTAACAGGTGTCTCGAACATGGACCGCCGAATGTTCACAGGTGCAGCCGATCAGATTAAGGCAAGCGATGCTTTGATTGGCGGAATGGCAGATATCAGCCGTTCACTTGAAGGTCGTTCAGCCGGAGTGAGCGTGCAAAACGTATCGGGAACCTTTGGTACGGCACCGAAAATTCATGTGCGTGGTGCCACTTCTATCTATGGTAATTCAAAACCACTGTGGGTGGTTGACGGTGTTGTTCAGGAAGACATCACTGATATCAGTGCCGATGCACTGTCATCTGGTGATGCAGAGACGCTGATTTCTTCAGCCATTGCAGGACTTAATTCTGATGATATCGAGAGTTTTCAAATCCTGAAAGATGGTTCAGCTACTTCTATTTATGGAGCACGTGCCATGAGTGGCGTTATTGTTGTTACTACGAAAAAAGGCCGTTCGGGACAGGCTCATGTGAACTATACCGGTGAGTTTACCTCACGTTTGGTTCCCACTTACAGCCAGTTCAACATTCTGAATTCCCAGGATCAAATGGGTATCTATCAGGAAATGCAGGAAAAAGGATGGCTCAATCTCTCTGATGTGTTGAATGGCAGTGACTACGGTGTTTATGGAAAGATGTATGAACTCATCAACACCTACAATCCTTCGACGGGACAGTTTGGGCTTGTCAACACCAAAGAAGCACGTGATGCCTATCTGCACAGTGCCGAAATGCGCAACACCAACTGGTTCAAACAACTCTTCTCAAGTGCGTTGATGCAGAACCATTCTGTCAGTTTGAGTGGTGGTACGGCGAAGTCAAACTATTATGTTTCCATGTCGTTCATGGCTGATCCTGGTTGGTATAAAGACTCTGAGGTGAGACGTTATACGGCGAATTTCAATGCTACTCATCATCTGCTCGACAATCTCTCACTGACGTTGTTGGCTTCGGCTTCCTACCGTAAGCAGCAGGCTCCGGGCACATTGGCACAGGATGTGGATGTGATCAGTGGTCAAGTGAAGCGCGATTTCGACATCAATCCTTATTCTTATGCACTGAACACATCTCGTGCACTCGACCCGAATACCAACTATCGTGCCAACTATGCGCCTTTCAATATCCTCAATGAACTGGAGAACAACAAGATTGACATGAACGTGCTGAATACGAAATTCCAGGCAGAATTGGCTTATAAACCTATTAAAGACCTGCGTCTGTCGGTTATTGGTGCCGTGCAGTATGACACTTCTTCACAGGAGCATAAGATTACAGAGCATTCTAACCAGGCCCAGGCCTATCGTGCCATGGACAACTCTATCATTCGGGATGCCAATCATTATCTCTATAAGGATCCGACAAATCCCTATGCTTTGCCCATCTCCGTGTTGCCAAGTGGAGGCTTCTATCAGAAGACCGACCTCCAGAAAGTAAGCTGGGATGTGCGTGCCATGGCTAATTATACGCATACATTCAACCAGACACACACGTTGAATGTATTGGGAGGACTTGATGTTTCGAATGTAGATCGCAAGCGTACTTTCTTTAATGGTGTCGGTATGCAATATGATGGAGGTGAGATTCCATTCTATATTTATCAGTTCTTTAAGAAGAATATCGATGACAATGCTGTTTACTATTCACTCAACAACACTCATAACCGCACGGCAGCCTTCTTTGCTACGGGTACCTATTCCTACAAACAGCGTTACAACCTGACCGGAACCTACCGCTACGAAGGTACGAATCGATTGGGAAAGAGCCGTAGTGCACGTTGGTTGCCAACATGGAATATCTCGGGAAGTTGGAATGCAAGCGAGGAACCTTGGTTCAAGAACACGTTTAAGAACGTGCTTACGCATGCCTTGCTTCGTACGTCTTATTCTCTGACTGCTGATCCCGGGCCTTCTACCTATACCAATTCAACAGTAATTCTGAAGTCATATACCCCATACAGAATATTCGGAACAGACAAGGAGTCGGGTATTCAAATCAGTGAATTGGAGAATTCAGAACTTACTTATGAAAAGAAACACGAGTTCAATATCGGGTCGGAGTTAGGCTTCCTCAATAATCGTATCAATGTCACTTTCGACCTCTTCTGGCGCAACAACTTCGATCTGATTGGGCCGATTGCCACACAGGGTATCGGCGGACAAGTGGTTCGCTATGCTAACACGGCTTCCATGAAGTCGCAAGGTCAGGAACTTTCAATCCAGACAACAAATATCAGGAACCGTGATTTCACGTGGATTACCAACTTGATTTATTCACATGTGACCACGAAGGTTACATCATTGATGAGTCAGGCGCGTACCATTGACCTTATCAGTGGTGAGGCAAGCAGTGGATTTACAATGGAGGGTTACCCTCATCGTGCTATTTTCTCGATGCCGTTCCAGGGACTAACCGACAAAGGTATCCCCACTTATCTGAATGAAAAAGGAAATTTGACCTCTACAGATCTCAATTTCCAGAACCGTACAGACAATAGTTATCTGATTTATGAAGGGCCTACAGAGCCAACTGTTACAGGTTCTTTGGGTAATGAACTGAAATGGAAAAACTGGCGGTTGAATATCTTTGTGACCTATTCATTTGGCAGTTACGTGCGCCTCGACCCTGTTTTCAGTGCACGTTACAACGACCTTACCTCAATGACAAAGGAGTTCAAGAATCGTTGGATGCAGGCCGGTGATGAGAAAATAACCTCTGTTCCGGGCATATTGCCTTATCGCATGTATCGTGATGACAGTAGTTTGAGAATCGCTTACAATGCTTATAACTATACGAGTAACCGCACGGCAAAGGGCGACTTCATTCGTATGAAGGAGATTTCTTTAGGTTATGACTTCCCAAGAGCAATGCTCCAGTCTACTCCTTTCACCAATCTCTCGCTGAAACTCCAGGCAACCAATCTCTTCCTTATCTATGCAGATAAGAAGCTGAACGGTCAAGATCCGGAGTTTGTCAATGCAGGTGGTGTGGCTGCTCCTATTCCACGTCAGTTCACAATGACCCTCAAATTTGGTTTATAA
- a CDS encoding DUF4302 domain-containing protein, with protein sequence MKKIIFSIQILFVTLMLSSCLHDDNVVFDEPAAQRVEKAVEADKTLLESATNGWLLRLWTEENYEGGGYTYLMKFKDGKVTVASDIDYPQNTSSSSYDVIKDMGPVLTVNTYNKIFHMLSSPSQMDDDGKGQDYEFLIQRTTNDSIFLEGKKFHNKMVMTRLKDNVNWKDYITAMQKVAENVKQKYNCIIGKDTTKVEVSADRRFSVSSKSGEKSVPFCYTENGIELQSPVMIAGKQVQHFTYSIDNLSFTSTDAGATDIVLNADFMRYADYIGTYKFEYENASIQVKLVASGDGKTYKLEGLSPDFHLTFTYKPEDGSLTWSPELIYTAPNGHEFWMCSMALADGGDYYKIDMLGYNITKDTAQPGTYLTFTPTYGYFFNTDSFVIIEYDGNHEVGKSTTLKVNGSAEIPYIKGMKKIQ encoded by the coding sequence ATGAAAAAGATAATATTTAGTATTCAGATACTTTTCGTCACGCTGATGCTTAGCTCTTGTCTGCACGATGACAACGTTGTGTTTGACGAACCGGCTGCACAACGTGTCGAAAAGGCCGTCGAAGCCGATAAAACATTATTGGAGTCAGCAACTAATGGCTGGCTGCTTCGCCTTTGGACTGAAGAGAATTATGAGGGTGGTGGCTATACCTATCTGATGAAGTTCAAGGATGGAAAGGTCACTGTTGCCAGCGATATAGACTATCCCCAGAATACATCTTCATCAAGTTATGACGTGATTAAGGACATGGGGCCTGTGTTGACGGTCAACACCTACAATAAAATCTTCCACATGCTTTCCTCACCTTCCCAGATGGATGACGACGGAAAGGGACAGGACTACGAGTTTCTCATTCAGCGTACCACCAATGACTCCATTTTCCTTGAGGGCAAGAAGTTCCATAACAAGATGGTGATGACACGCTTGAAAGACAATGTAAACTGGAAAGATTACATCACTGCCATGCAGAAAGTGGCTGAAAATGTGAAGCAGAAGTACAACTGTATCATTGGAAAAGATACGACCAAAGTAGAAGTTTCGGCCGACAGACGCTTCTCTGTATCCTCAAAATCTGGCGAGAAGTCTGTGCCGTTCTGTTATACTGAGAATGGAATTGAACTTCAATCTCCTGTAATGATAGCCGGTAAACAGGTGCAGCATTTCACGTATAGCATCGACAATTTGTCTTTCACTTCAACGGATGCGGGAGCTACAGACATTGTGCTTAACGCTGATTTCATGCGCTATGCAGATTATATAGGAACGTATAAGTTCGAGTATGAGAATGCTTCTATCCAGGTAAAATTGGTTGCATCGGGCGATGGGAAGACCTATAAGTTGGAGGGACTCTCCCCTGATTTCCACCTGACATTTACTTATAAACCCGAAGATGGCTCGTTGACTTGGTCACCGGAACTTATCTATACAGCCCCCAACGGACATGAGTTCTGGATGTGTTCCATGGCGTTAGCCGATGGTGGAGACTATTACAAAATCGATATGTTGGGCTATAACATCACCAAGGACACTGCCCAACCGGGCACTTATCTCACGTTTACACCGACCTATGGCTATTTCTTCAACACCGATTCTTTCGTCATCATAGAGTATGACGGCAATCATGAAGTGGGAAAGTCAACCACGCTTAAGGTCAATGGAAGTGCTGAAATACCTTATATCAAGGGTATGAAGAAGATACAATAA
- a CDS encoding thymidylate synthase — translation MNKYHEILKRIIVSGKTQHNRKGCIRYLLNEQLSLSPVDLLDIFESHGIARKKLKNELQLFMQGERQVQKYREVGINWWDYCGSVLVNSYPTYFEKLPPLIAKINREKRNSKNYVLFLGETGAESNQAPCLSLVQFQIDDGELVLSAYQRSSDANLGLPADIYHLYLMAQQIDLPLKNITLNLGNVHIYENNLERTRLLLDGDETVRFELNV, via the coding sequence ATGAACAAATATCACGAAATATTGAAGCGGATTATAGTTTCAGGGAAGACACAACATAACCGAAAAGGCTGTATCCGCTATCTGCTCAACGAGCAGCTGTCATTATCTCCAGTCGACCTGCTCGACATATTCGAGAGCCACGGCATAGCAAGAAAGAAATTGAAAAATGAGCTGCAGCTGTTCATGCAAGGTGAGCGACAGGTGCAAAAATATCGTGAGGTTGGAATAAACTGGTGGGACTATTGCGGAAGCGTACTGGTAAACAGTTATCCGACCTACTTTGAGAAGCTCCCGCCACTGATTGCCAAGATAAACCGCGAGAAGCGTAACAGCAAGAATTATGTGCTGTTCCTCGGTGAAACAGGCGCAGAAAGCAACCAGGCTCCTTGCCTGAGCCTTGTGCAGTTCCAGATAGATGACGGAGAATTAGTGTTGTCGGCCTACCAAAGGAGCAGCGATGCTAATTTAGGGTTGCCAGCGGATATATACCACCTTTACCTCATGGCACAACAGATAGACCTGCCACTAAAGAATATAACGTTGAACCTCGGCAATGTGCACATATACGAAAATAACTTGGAGCGCACGAGGTTGCTGCTTGATGGTGATGAGACGGTGAGGTTTGAACTCAATGTTTGA
- a CDS encoding BACON domain-containing protein has product MNKVLFHTIFALGCLSMLAACGNDDITNDVDMHTVKVVSAKTSFDALGGTDSIIVEGDVKQAYAVASWAKAEAKGSLVTVTAEVNNDMQSRHTTVVIKTSDADSTVVAIDQLGPITQIDVPENLVLGDEANTVSYKVKSTFDIKVSSPDSWITAKYAKGVMTVSTTANNDGHLRRGKIVIESMAGKDTIKVTQVDFDRDLLGSYYLQMDETDENKQPVTRRYAMKLVKQGKKLVLKLGTSGIAVPVTYDAETASLSIASNQQAGKYKDYFVGTIVGPSKNQLYFDSSVTISGAFFYSEKLATKAPELDGTVLTFGKTAVFVLGAFNSTKFSNDSYQGYLMLGTNVYLYKRKTITASAKAFDTPAFELQK; this is encoded by the coding sequence ATGAATAAAGTATTATTCCACACTATATTTGCTTTGGGCTGCCTTTCCATGCTGGCAGCCTGTGGCAATGACGATATCACGAATGATGTCGACATGCACACTGTGAAGGTGGTATCGGCAAAAACCTCCTTTGATGCATTGGGAGGCACCGACAGTATCATTGTCGAAGGCGATGTGAAGCAGGCTTATGCTGTTGCATCGTGGGCCAAAGCCGAAGCTAAGGGCAGTCTTGTGACCGTCACAGCAGAAGTGAATAACGACATGCAGTCACGTCATACAACGGTGGTAATCAAGACATCTGATGCCGATTCTACAGTCGTGGCAATTGATCAGCTCGGCCCGATCACACAGATTGATGTGCCCGAAAACCTCGTGTTGGGTGATGAAGCCAATACTGTCTCCTATAAGGTGAAGAGCACATTCGATATCAAGGTGTCATCGCCCGACAGTTGGATTACGGCGAAATATGCCAAAGGCGTGATGACCGTCAGCACTACTGCGAACAATGACGGACATCTGCGCAGAGGCAAAATCGTGATTGAAAGCATGGCGGGTAAGGACACTATCAAGGTCACCCAGGTTGATTTCGACCGTGATTTATTGGGGAGTTACTATCTCCAGATGGATGAAACGGATGAAAACAAGCAGCCCGTTACGCGCAGATATGCCATGAAATTAGTGAAACAAGGCAAGAAACTTGTGCTCAAGTTGGGCACTTCGGGCATTGCTGTTCCTGTAACCTATGATGCTGAAACTGCCAGCTTGTCGATAGCTTCAAACCAACAGGCCGGCAAGTATAAGGACTATTTCGTCGGAACAATTGTCGGGCCGTCTAAAAATCAGCTTTATTTTGATTCTTCTGTCACGATCTCCGGAGCATTTTTCTATAGCGAGAAACTGGCTACAAAGGCGCCTGAACTTGATGGAACTGTATTGACTTTCGGTAAAACAGCAGTATTTGTGTTAGGTGCTTTCAATTCAACTAAATTCTCTAACGACAGCTATCAAGGTTATTTGATGTTGGGAACGAATGTTTATCTCTATAAGCGTAAGACTATAACTGCAAGTGCAAAGGCATTCGATACCCCTGCGTTTGAATTACAGAAATAA
- a CDS encoding DNA adenine methylase, whose protein sequence is MKKLYLSAPLPFQGQKRMFAKEYIKVLQQFPDGTTFVDLFGGSGLLSHIAKYQKPNSTVIYNDFDGYRKRLEHIPQTNALLSRLRSILCDYPRKKAIAGAMRRSVLSCIHEYEHTFGYVDYITLSGSLLFSMKYATCYEELSKETLYNRIKATDYPLADTYLDGLTVTSCDYRQLFEQYKNIPDVVFLVDPPYLSTDSKTYKMYWKLSDYLDILTILADHRFIYFTSNKSSITELCEWIGKNKLIGNPFENCHRREFKAHMNYNASYTDIMLYKNTVQIPFER, encoded by the coding sequence ATGAAGAAACTATATCTTTCAGCGCCGCTTCCATTTCAGGGACAGAAGCGGATGTTCGCAAAGGAGTACATCAAAGTACTCCAGCAGTTTCCTGACGGTACAACTTTTGTAGACTTATTTGGAGGCAGTGGATTGCTGTCACATATTGCCAAGTATCAGAAACCGAATTCCACCGTGATATATAATGATTTTGACGGCTATCGCAAACGGTTGGAGCATATTCCACAGACCAACGCATTGCTCTCCAGGCTGCGCAGCATTCTGTGCGATTATCCAAGAAAGAAAGCCATTGCAGGTGCCATGCGTAGGAGCGTCCTTTCCTGCATACACGAGTATGAGCACACTTTCGGCTATGTCGATTATATCACTCTGTCAGGCTCGCTCCTGTTTTCGATGAAATACGCCACCTGCTATGAAGAGTTGTCGAAAGAAACGTTATATAACAGAATAAAAGCCACCGATTACCCACTTGCCGATACCTACCTTGACGGCCTGACCGTAACCTCATGTGATTATCGTCAGCTGTTCGAGCAGTACAAGAATATACCCGATGTGGTGTTCCTCGTTGACCCTCCATATCTGAGCACAGACAGCAAAACATACAAAATGTATTGGAAACTGTCTGATTACCTTGATATACTAACCATCCTCGCTGATCATCGTTTCATCTACTTCACTTCAAACAAATCCTCCATAACAGAGCTTTGTGAATGGATCGGCAAGAACAAGCTCATCGGTAACCCCTTTGAGAACTGCCACCGTAGGGAGTTCAAGGCCCATATGAACTATAACGCTTCTTATACGGATATCATGCTTTATAAAAATACTGTTCAAATACCATTCGAACGATGA
- a CDS encoding RagB/SusD family nutrient uptake outer membrane protein encodes MNIRKIYICVSIAAVTLGISSCDDYLDKLPDNRMELNSKEKVQQFLVSAYPDHNPALLAEMYSDNSDEFKVTSWTSAGRFQDQAYAWADITEISESETPQEIWNSLYKAMGTANTALKAIRDNGNTDDYQPSKGEALLCRAYAAFQLANTFCMAYDATTAEKYMGVPYPTEPATKVGTTYKRGTLAAFYDQINRDIEEGLPLITDNYSRPKYHFTRNSAYAFAALFNLYYQKYDKAVTYATRVLGSDASSKLRDWKAFNALTANGQVAPNNYVNISSQANLLLQTVFSEAGAYLGPYGYANKYAHGQLLSEKEDLQSQGPWGSSAGFGYTVWHNNSIAKYFINKIPYAFEYTDVQARIGYAHSAYPVLTTDLTLLVRAEANAMLGKYADAVNDLNTEVQAYSGGRLSVTLADIQSFYSGIDYYTPTAPTPKKKFNTAFSIESTTQEPILQAILQLRRIMTLGEGWRLQDVKRYGIVIYRRTLNGSRKVIAVTDTMKVDDPRRAIQLPQDVITAGLPANPRNK; translated from the coding sequence ATGAACATTCGAAAGATTTATATATGCGTGTCGATAGCTGCTGTTACGCTGGGCATAAGCTCATGTGATGACTATCTTGACAAGCTCCCCGATAACCGTATGGAGCTGAACAGCAAGGAGAAAGTGCAGCAATTTCTCGTTTCGGCTTATCCTGATCACAATCCTGCTTTGTTGGCAGAAATGTATTCTGACAATTCAGATGAGTTCAAAGTGACAAGTTGGACCAGTGCAGGACGTTTTCAAGATCAGGCTTATGCTTGGGCTGATATCACCGAGATCTCTGAGAGTGAGACACCGCAAGAGATATGGAACAGCCTTTACAAAGCCATGGGCACAGCTAATACGGCACTTAAGGCTATTCGTGATAACGGGAACACTGATGATTATCAACCCTCAAAAGGTGAAGCTTTGCTGTGTCGGGCCTATGCTGCTTTCCAACTTGCCAATACATTCTGTATGGCCTACGATGCCACAACTGCAGAGAAGTATATGGGAGTTCCTTATCCAACAGAACCAGCAACAAAAGTTGGAACAACGTACAAACGTGGTACATTGGCTGCTTTCTACGACCAGATAAACCGTGATATTGAAGAAGGATTACCTTTGATTACTGATAATTATTCACGTCCGAAGTATCATTTCACACGTAATTCGGCTTATGCTTTTGCTGCCCTTTTCAATCTTTATTATCAGAAGTATGACAAGGCTGTGACCTATGCGACGCGTGTTCTCGGTTCTGATGCCTCTTCGAAATTGCGTGATTGGAAGGCTTTCAATGCGCTTACAGCCAATGGTCAGGTAGCTCCAAACAATTATGTCAATATCTCCAGCCAGGCCAACCTGCTTTTGCAGACCGTCTTTTCTGAAGCCGGAGCCTATCTGGGACCTTATGGATATGCTAACAAGTATGCACATGGTCAGTTGCTTTCTGAAAAGGAAGACCTGCAGTCGCAAGGCCCGTGGGGAAGCAGTGCAGGCTTCGGTTACACGGTATGGCATAACAACAGTATTGCAAAATACTTCATCAACAAGATTCCTTATGCGTTTGAATATACGGATGTACAGGCAAGAATAGGGTATGCCCACTCTGCTTATCCCGTATTGACGACCGACTTGACATTACTTGTACGTGCTGAAGCCAATGCAATGTTGGGCAAGTATGCTGATGCAGTGAACGATCTTAATACTGAAGTGCAGGCTTATTCTGGTGGCAGACTCAGTGTAACGCTGGCTGATATCCAAAGTTTCTACAGTGGAATTGACTATTATACGCCAACAGCTCCTACGCCGAAGAAGAAGTTCAATACGGCTTTCAGCATAGAGTCGACCACACAAGAGCCTATCCTTCAAGCTATCTTGCAGCTTCGGCGCATCATGACTTTGGGTGAAGGATGGCGTCTTCAAGACGTGAAACGCTATGGCATCGTTATCTATCGCCGTACATTGAACGGCAGTCGAAAGGTTATTGCTGTCACCGACACCATGAAGGTAGATGATCCACGCCGTGCTATTCAGTTGCCACAGGATGTTATCACGGCCGGACTTCCTGCCAATCCAAGAAACAAGTAA
- a CDS encoding putative zinc-binding metallopeptidase produces the protein MKKIYFLAIAVLLSLGFASCSEDNPSDESIFPNKPVQRDNFDKWLLTNYTYPYNIDFKYKMEDIYSDMKYHLVPADSAKSAKLAIIAKYLWFDAYAECVGSNFVKENVPRVIHLIGSAAYNSGEGTMVLGTAEGGLVITLYMVNRLTDKTLKDYATMNEYYFHTMHHEFTHILNQKIPYDENFQHISEGSYVSGDWYQVQAAEANKKGFVTPYAMSEPIEDFAEMLSVYVTTSPSDWQALMRRASSQGAPFIQAKLDIIRAYMKDSWKLDIDALRSIVLRRASEINQLDLNKLN, from the coding sequence ATGAAGAAAATATATTTTTTAGCCATTGCAGTTCTTCTGTCATTGGGCTTCGCTTCATGCTCAGAAGATAATCCCTCGGATGAGAGTATCTTCCCAAACAAGCCGGTACAGCGTGATAATTTCGATAAATGGTTGCTGACTAACTATACTTATCCGTATAATATAGACTTCAAATATAAAATGGAAGACATCTACAGCGATATGAAATACCACCTTGTCCCGGCAGATTCTGCAAAGTCTGCAAAGCTGGCTATCATCGCTAAGTATCTTTGGTTTGATGCCTATGCAGAATGTGTCGGCTCCAATTTCGTAAAGGAAAATGTGCCGCGAGTAATCCACTTGATAGGCTCGGCAGCCTATAACAGTGGTGAAGGAACAATGGTTCTCGGTACGGCAGAGGGCGGATTGGTAATCACTCTCTATATGGTGAACCGTCTTACAGATAAGACTCTGAAGGATTATGCTACGATGAACGAGTATTATTTCCATACGATGCATCACGAGTTTACCCACATTCTCAATCAGAAAATCCCTTATGATGAGAACTTCCAGCATATCTCTGAAGGCAGTTATGTCAGTGGTGACTGGTATCAAGTGCAGGCGGCAGAAGCCAACAAGAAAGGCTTTGTCACACCGTATGCCATGAGTGAGCCTATAGAAGACTTTGCTGAAATGCTTTCTGTCTATGTAACGACATCGCCAAGTGACTGGCAGGCGCTCATGAGACGGGCTAGTTCGCAGGGTGCTCCGTTTATCCAGGCCAAGCTTGACATCATTCGTGCCTATATGAAAGACTCGTGGAAACTCGATATTGATGCACTGCGCAGTATCGTTCTCCGCAGAGCTTCGGAAATTAATCAACTTGACTTGAATAAATTAAACTAA